From Vicinamibacterales bacterium, one genomic window encodes:
- a CDS encoding aminotransferase class V-fold PLP-dependent enzyme has protein sequence MSIKRNPLGIRDDFAVTQNQTYLNTSYVGPFPRVVHEAAIKYANEQQLTPAKGLGISMEIKEATRVKFAELFGATRDEVALLFSTSDAENIVTSAIDLKAGDNVVIDELHFITSFVLYRWLEQAKGIELRIVPHTNGRSRIQDFESRTDARTRLISVAWVSNRNGYRHNLPALAELIHANGGFLFADGIQALGSFPTNLRETGADFVCANSYKYLLASWGAAPFFVREEHLDRITPDRFGHNQVSRSLPNYNFELKTSAEKYEYAGLIYGAVAQLNAALGYINQVGLSRIEAHTVALAQTLRNGIAKLGYSMFTPANNPSCITSFDHGLDPGLIRRVLDEENISVSFREKETQIRASVGMFNNQDDIDHFLRVLSRLA, from the coding sequence ATGTCTATTAAAAGAAATCCACTAGGTATCCGAGATGATTTTGCTGTTACCCAGAATCAGACATATCTGAATACCTCTTACGTAGGGCCCTTTCCACGTGTCGTCCATGAGGCCGCCATTAAATATGCCAATGAACAACAGCTAACGCCTGCGAAGGGTCTCGGCATTTCCATGGAGATAAAGGAAGCTACGCGCGTGAAGTTCGCTGAACTATTTGGCGCTACCAGAGACGAAGTGGCTCTTCTTTTCTCGACGAGTGACGCAGAAAATATCGTAACCAGCGCCATCGATCTAAAGGCTGGCGATAACGTCGTCATTGACGAACTACACTTTATTACCTCATTCGTCCTATACCGTTGGCTAGAACAGGCAAAGGGCATCGAACTGCGTATCGTTCCGCATACGAATGGTCGCTCCCGAATTCAAGACTTCGAATCGAGGACTGATGCACGTACTCGTCTCATTTCAGTAGCCTGGGTTTCCAATCGTAATGGATACCGACACAATCTTCCTGCCCTAGCAGAGCTTATCCATGCCAACGGGGGATTTCTCTTTGCAGACGGAATTCAAGCCTTGGGCTCTTTTCCGACCAACCTTCGTGAAACCGGAGCGGATTTTGTCTGCGCCAACTCGTATAAGTATCTACTCGCGAGCTGGGGAGCTGCTCCCTTCTTCGTTCGCGAAGAACATCTTGACCGCATCACACCAGACAGATTCGGACACAATCAAGTTTCCAGGTCACTGCCGAATTATAATTTTGAGCTAAAGACTTCAGCCGAAAAATACGAGTACGCAGGACTCATCTACGGTGCTGTTGCACAATTAAATGCTGCACTTGGCTACATTAACCAGGTTGGACTGAGTCGCATCGAGGCGCACACCGTGGCACTGGCTCAGACTCTTCGAAATGGTATCGCCAAATTGGGCTACAGCATGTTTACTCCTGCCAATAATCCATCCTGTATTACCAGTTTCGATCACGGCCTCGACCCTGGACTCATCCGACGCGTTCTTGACGAAGAGAACATTAGTGTCTCTTTTCGCGAAAAGGAAACACAAATTCGTGCAAGTGTTGGAATGTTTAATAATCAAGACGACATCGATCATTTCCTTCGGGTCCTATCGAGACTGGCTTAA
- a CDS encoding YdcF family protein encodes MLSIGVALRGKRRKFVFIGVFLAGCIITGVLSRAPILTWLGGQLIRSDNLEQSDAIVILSGGEFAEREIEGADLYRAGFAPRVAISVGREAPGAKELARRGVGLSDLLEIRLYHLEGLGVPRSAISLLPGRASSTRDEAVMAAEWSEANDVTSLIVVTSAYHTARAGFIFERIFDRQPVRISLRPSGADDFRADSWWKERTTLRNGIFELQRTLFYWLAY; translated from the coding sequence ATGTTATCAATCGGAGTGGCCCTGCGAGGCAAGAGACGGAAGTTTGTTTTTATTGGTGTTTTCCTTGCGGGTTGCATCATTACCGGAGTTCTTTCGAGGGCTCCGATACTTACTTGGCTAGGAGGACAGCTGATACGGAGCGATAACCTTGAGCAATCTGACGCGATTGTCATTCTGTCCGGGGGTGAGTTTGCTGAACGGGAGATTGAGGGCGCCGATCTATATCGGGCAGGATTTGCTCCCAGAGTAGCGATTTCTGTAGGTCGAGAGGCTCCAGGAGCAAAAGAGTTGGCACGGCGAGGGGTTGGTCTTTCTGATCTCTTGGAAATCCGCCTTTACCATCTCGAAGGCTTAGGCGTGCCTCGGTCAGCGATCTCCTTACTTCCTGGGCGAGCCAGCTCCACTCGAGACGAAGCCGTTATGGCCGCAGAATGGTCCGAGGCGAATGATGTCACGAGTCTCATCGTCGTTACTTCGGCGTATCACACCGCTCGAGCTGGGTTTATCTTTGAACGGATATTCGATCGTCAGCCTGTGAGAATATCGCTTCGCCCGTCTGGCGCCGATGATTTCAGAGCTGATTCATGGTGGAAAGAGCGGACGACCTTGCGTAACGGAATTTTTGAGCTGCAGCGGACGCTGTTCTATTGGTTAGCGTATTAG
- a CDS encoding polymer-forming cytoskeletal protein, which produces MPRKVAEGNVARFEPPATLPLDTPKAEMVTSVGETVTIKGELYAHEHVIINGTFEGTVSAPDHGVAIGPHGSIEGRIFAKTITVLGRVIGTLTVERLAELRRTAQVQGELIATDVVMDDGALLQGSIDTSKPDIAMRVARYRADRDDPA; this is translated from the coding sequence ATGCCTAGAAAAGTCGCCGAGGGTAACGTGGCACGCTTCGAGCCTCCTGCTACCCTCCCCTTAGATACTCCAAAGGCCGAAATGGTCACGTCGGTGGGGGAAACAGTTACGATCAAAGGCGAGTTGTACGCTCACGAACACGTGATCATTAACGGAACCTTTGAAGGCACGGTCAGCGCGCCTGACCATGGAGTTGCGATCGGTCCTCACGGAAGTATTGAGGGTAGGATTTTCGCTAAAACAATTACGGTTCTTGGTCGAGTAATTGGAACCCTAACAGTCGAGAGGTTGGCCGAGCTTCGACGGACCGCACAAGTTCAAGGTGAACTCATAGCAACCGATGTTGTGATGGATGATGGAGCCTTACTGCAAGGTTCCATCGATACATCTAAACCAGACATAGCGATGCGCGTGGCTCGATATCGTGCAGACCGTGATGATCCTGCCTGA
- a CDS encoding phosphomannomutase/phosphoglucomutase, producing MSVTSSIFKAYDVRGIYPDEFDESVAELVGQAFVTYLNAKRLAVARDMRLSSNSLAAAFIEGARTQGADIVDYGLASTDMLYYGVSHDKHDGGAMITASHNPKEYNGIKLVGRQASALSGDEGITSIRDMVIRHNIPSPTSARGTLSQAQLLDQYVSHVLSFIDTSIIKPFRLVLDAGSGMAGLAAPSIFDSLPCQTTRLCFEIDGSFPHHEANPLIEANRKHLVSTVVDSQADLGIAWDGDADRCFFVDENGHFVPGDFVTTLLAEAFLLKHPGATIIYDVRASHAVPNTVARHQGKPLINRVGHAFFKKRMRETNSIFGGEVTGHYYFRDNAFADNGLIPALLILELLSKHEVSLTELLTPLRSRYFISGEINTTVKDMSIIPTKLDQISACYSDAIQHRIDGLSIEYPDWHFNLRGSNTEPLLRLNLEANTPNLMADKRDEVLSLIRAG from the coding sequence ATGAGTGTCACTTCATCCATCTTTAAGGCCTACGACGTCAGAGGGATTTACCCTGACGAGTTCGACGAGTCTGTGGCTGAACTGGTTGGCCAAGCCTTCGTAACCTATCTGAATGCGAAACGCCTGGCTGTCGCCCGAGACATGCGTCTATCGTCAAACAGTCTAGCCGCCGCATTCATCGAGGGAGCAAGAACTCAGGGCGCCGATATTGTTGATTACGGCTTGGCGAGCACTGACATGCTTTACTACGGTGTCAGTCATGACAAACACGATGGCGGAGCAATGATCACTGCCTCCCATAATCCGAAGGAATATAACGGCATCAAACTGGTGGGCCGGCAAGCGTCAGCACTCAGCGGAGATGAGGGAATTACCAGCATTAGAGATATGGTTATTCGGCACAATATTCCGTCTCCCACCTCAGCACGCGGCACTCTCTCCCAGGCACAACTACTCGATCAGTATGTCTCTCACGTTCTCTCCTTTATCGATACTTCAATCATAAAGCCGTTTCGACTTGTACTCGACGCAGGTAGCGGAATGGCGGGGTTAGCGGCTCCGAGTATTTTCGATTCACTCCCTTGCCAGACAACACGGCTGTGCTTCGAAATCGACGGCTCATTTCCGCACCACGAAGCCAATCCACTTATCGAAGCAAACCGAAAACATCTCGTATCCACGGTTGTAGACTCCCAAGCCGATTTGGGAATCGCGTGGGATGGAGACGCGGACCGTTGCTTTTTCGTTGATGAGAATGGTCACTTTGTGCCGGGCGACTTCGTAACAACTCTGCTAGCCGAAGCTTTTCTACTGAAGCATCCAGGGGCAACCATAATTTACGACGTTCGAGCAAGTCACGCGGTACCTAACACCGTCGCTCGTCATCAGGGCAAGCCGTTAATCAATCGTGTTGGGCATGCCTTTTTTAAGAAGCGGATGCGCGAAACAAATTCTATTTTCGGCGGTGAAGTTACAGGCCACTACTACTTTCGAGACAATGCTTTCGCGGACAATGGGCTTATTCCAGCGTTACTAATTCTCGAACTGCTGTCAAAACATGAGGTATCCCTGACTGAGCTTCTGACTCCACTACGATCGCGCTATTTTATTTCTGGCGAAATCAATACGACTGTTAAGGACATGTCGATAATTCCAACTAAACTCGATCAGATTTCAGCCTGTTATTCAGATGCCATCCAGCATCGGATTGACGGACTGTCTATTGAATATCCTGACTGGCACTTTAACCTCCGCGGCTCCAACACTGAACCCTTATTGAGATTGAACTTGGAAGCCAACACGCCCAACCTGATGGCCGACAAGCGGGATGAAGTGTTATCACTAATTCGAGCTGGGTGA
- a CDS encoding NDP-sugar synthase, producing the protein MKAILLAGGKGTRLRPLTSNMPKPIVPILNRPFLLYQLDLLRRVGSVDEVILSLNYQPDQIEELIDSLPNLGLKIRYLVEPQPMGTAGAIRFALEFLDDTVIIFNGDVLAELDLKAVLQFHRTRGANATIVLKPVENPSAYGLVEVDQDANVKRFIEKPGNQKLTCNTINAGVYVIEPSILHRIPKDTPWSIERSFFPSLVDDGERFVAYVSTGYWIDIGTPRSYRQVHRDIMDGRFPAEPFRSRPKGAVVVAASAKIEDGVALEGPCFIDEEVVVKTGARIGAYTVLGRKCEVGSSVNVETSILWPSCAIGEQASLSDVVLGQGCYIAPNAVISGVTLGDKAVVPDPSSTAD; encoded by the coding sequence ATGAAAGCAATTCTCCTGGCCGGAGGCAAGGGTACACGTTTACGACCTTTGACCTCGAACATGCCAAAACCGATTGTGCCGATATTAAATAGGCCTTTTCTTCTATACCAGCTGGATCTACTCAGGCGTGTCGGCTCAGTTGATGAAGTAATATTGAGCTTGAACTATCAGCCTGATCAAATCGAAGAACTTATCGACAGCCTGCCGAACCTGGGACTCAAGATTCGGTATCTCGTTGAACCTCAGCCAATGGGGACAGCCGGCGCGATTCGGTTTGCATTGGAGTTCTTAGACGACACCGTGATCATTTTTAACGGTGACGTCCTTGCCGAGCTCGATCTGAAGGCCGTACTCCAATTTCACAGGACTCGTGGAGCTAACGCCACCATCGTCCTCAAGCCTGTCGAGAATCCTTCAGCCTACGGTCTCGTTGAAGTCGATCAAGACGCCAATGTGAAACGCTTCATAGAAAAACCTGGCAATCAGAAGCTTACCTGCAACACTATCAATGCCGGGGTCTACGTAATTGAGCCGTCGATCCTTCATCGAATTCCAAAAGATACCCCCTGGTCTATTGAACGAAGCTTTTTCCCGTCGCTGGTTGATGACGGAGAGCGGTTTGTGGCCTACGTGTCCACTGGCTACTGGATTGATATCGGGACCCCGAGAAGTTACCGGCAAGTCCATCGTGACATCATGGACGGCAGGTTCCCTGCCGAACCCTTTAGGTCAAGACCAAAAGGCGCCGTTGTCGTGGCCGCTTCCGCGAAGATCGAAGACGGCGTAGCACTTGAGGGTCCCTGCTTCATCGATGAAGAAGTTGTGGTCAAGACGGGTGCGCGGATAGGAGCCTACACCGTGCTGGGCCGTAAGTGCGAAGTCGGGAGTAGCGTCAACGTTGAAACCTCCATACTTTGGCCATCCTGCGCCATTGGAGAGCAGGCTTCGTTAAGCGACGTAGTGCTAGGCCAGGGGTGCTACATCGCTCCCAACGCCGTCATCTCCGGAGTTACCCTGGGGGACAAAGCCGTAGTCCCCGACCCATCGAGCACTGCGGATTAA
- the pgsA gene encoding CDP-diacylglycerol--glycerol-3-phosphate 3-phosphatidyltransferase, with translation MNLPNSLTLGRIFLIPLLVVVLLTRFEGRMIFGVRKELIGTVIFLLAACTDWLDGYLARRRGQVTELGQLMDPLADKLLITAAFVSLVALDLAPAWMVAIILGRELGVTVLRSIAYSRGITIVASPLGKIKMVSEVIAIVLLTLGRDYLQEFFVLGQIALWVVLVTALVSALDYYRRFHEKLSSRGAELTADTDRQARSE, from the coding sequence ATGAACTTACCTAATTCGCTTACGCTAGGACGCATATTCCTAATTCCACTGTTAGTGGTCGTCCTCCTAACCAGGTTCGAAGGGCGCATGATTTTTGGCGTTCGCAAGGAGTTAATCGGCACGGTTATATTTCTGTTGGCTGCCTGTACTGACTGGCTCGATGGATATCTTGCCAGGCGCCGTGGTCAGGTTACCGAACTTGGTCAATTAATGGATCCCCTGGCCGACAAGTTGCTCATCACGGCGGCTTTCGTGTCGCTAGTTGCCTTAGACCTAGCCCCTGCATGGATGGTGGCCATCATTCTTGGACGAGAACTCGGGGTTACTGTATTGCGGAGCATCGCATACTCGAGGGGTATAACCATAGTTGCGTCACCCCTCGGCAAGATCAAAATGGTGTCCGAAGTTATTGCGATCGTACTGCTGACTTTGGGGCGGGATTATCTGCAGGAATTCTTTGTGTTGGGGCAGATAGCGTTGTGGGTGGTGTTGGTAACCGCGTTGGTGTCGGCGCTTGATTATTACCGCAGGTTTCATGAAAAGTTAAGTTCACGAGGCGCAGAACTCACGGCCGATACCGACCGCCAGGCTCGCAGTGAGTGA
- the bamD gene encoding outer membrane protein assembly factor BamD, giving the protein MRSTIVSNEQAPLTSIAVALLLTSGMACTVPDPAALPPGTPEPDRYLFEHGSALFEDENWDKAQTVFRRLVDVYPQSPYRFDAKLAIGDSLLGNGGLSSLIQAVNEFEEFLRFYPTHPRAAYAQFKIGITYSEGMLASDRDQTSTKMAIEAFDLFFELYPDSDLIDEARKWHRTARDRLSEADFRVGEFYFNGGWYPGAIQRMRAVLAEDPGYTARDAVYFVLGESLAIIGQGDEALPYFNQLVDDFEQSAYLEPARRRIAELESQEGKR; this is encoded by the coding sequence ATGAGGTCAACGATCGTTTCTAATGAGCAGGCGCCGTTAACTTCTATAGCTGTCGCCCTCCTCTTGACGAGTGGCATGGCCTGCACTGTTCCAGATCCAGCGGCATTACCTCCAGGCACACCAGAGCCAGATCGTTACCTATTCGAACACGGCTCCGCCCTGTTCGAAGATGAAAATTGGGACAAAGCACAAACTGTGTTTCGTCGCCTCGTGGATGTATACCCACAAAGCCCTTATCGTTTTGACGCGAAACTTGCTATCGGCGACTCCCTTCTGGGCAACGGAGGTCTTTCATCACTAATCCAAGCCGTAAACGAATTCGAGGAATTCCTCAGGTTTTACCCAACTCATCCACGTGCGGCCTACGCACAATTCAAGATAGGCATTACATATTCTGAGGGCATGTTGGCTTCCGACCGTGATCAGACATCAACGAAAATGGCCATCGAAGCCTTCGATCTGTTTTTTGAACTATACCCGGACAGTGACCTCATAGACGAGGCCCGTAAATGGCACAGGACAGCGCGAGATCGTCTTAGCGAGGCTGATTTTCGTGTTGGTGAATTCTATTTCAACGGAGGCTGGTATCCAGGGGCAATACAACGCATGCGAGCGGTGTTGGCCGAGGACCCTGGATACACCGCTCGGGATGCTGTTTACTTCGTACTTGGCGAATCACTCGCAATAATCGGTCAAGGAGATGAAGCCTTACCGTATTTCAATCAATTAGTTGATGATTTCGAACAAAGTGCATATTTGGAGCCGGCGCGGAGAAGAATAGCTGAACTTGAAAGTCAGGAAGGTAAACGATAA